One window of the bacterium genome contains the following:
- a CDS encoding GxxExxY protein — YMKLAKVSVGLLINFNVELLKQGSRRFVL; from the coding sequence TATATGAAATTGGCCAAGGTGTCAGTCGGCTTGTTGATAAACTTCAATGTCGAGCTTTTGAAGCAAGGGAGCAGAAGATTCGTTTTGTAA
- a CDS encoding exo-alpha-sialidase: protein MKNLIPIISLLMHFSCLCGGLAGQDGDHRPTGQNPAPFASQDLFVGGENQVHTYRIPALITTRRGAVIALCDARVDKGNDAPNNIDLVMRTSYDSGRTWSKAKVIADFPGDECAGDASMVVDEQTGTIWLAYDYAVPDPQGYFGRILRIHLIKSEDEGNNWSPPVDMSYLTKGMDFWLQNGPGRGLFANGTIIFPMYACSKGKGTQARLVYSRDHGKTWLLSNGVGDSDVEPQIVVLSKGRIMANTRRPGGYRQVAITADLGNTWLEAYTDSTLIDPGCQASIINYHFGDKSLLVFSNAADREKRQNMVVRTSRDEGKSWPQQISIYAGRVAYSCLTQLPNGNLGLLYEADHYKRIVFVEIPHEAL from the coding sequence ATGAAAAATCTCATTCCCATCATCTCTCTCCTCATGCACTTTTCTTGCCTTTGCGGCGGTCTGGCCGGCCAGGATGGAGATCACAGACCTACCGGCCAAAATCCCGCACCCTTTGCCAGTCAGGACCTGTTTGTCGGCGGCGAAAATCAGGTGCACACCTATCGGATTCCAGCCCTGATTACGACCCGCCGCGGCGCTGTTATTGCGCTCTGCGACGCCAGAGTCGACAAAGGCAACGACGCGCCCAATAATATCGATCTGGTGATGAGGACCAGCTATGACAGCGGTCGAACCTGGTCGAAAGCAAAAGTGATCGCCGATTTTCCCGGCGATGAATGCGCCGGCGATGCCAGCATGGTGGTCGATGAGCAAACCGGAACGATCTGGCTCGCCTATGATTACGCGGTTCCCGATCCGCAGGGATATTTCGGCAGAATTCTGCGAATTCATCTGATCAAAAGCGAGGATGAGGGCAATAACTGGTCGCCGCCGGTCGATATGAGCTATCTGACCAAGGGAATGGACTTTTGGCTGCAGAATGGTCCTGGGCGGGGATTGTTTGCGAATGGCACCATTATCTTTCCGATGTATGCGTGCTCCAAGGGAAAAGGAACGCAAGCCAGATTGGTGTACAGCCGCGATCACGGCAAGACCTGGCTTCTGAGCAATGGCGTTGGGGATTCGGACGTTGAACCGCAGATCGTGGTCCTCTCCAAAGGGAGAATCATGGCGAATACGAGAAGGCCGGGCGGATACCGGCAAGTTGCGATCACAGCGGATCTCGGAAACACCTGGCTGGAAGCCTATACCGATAGCACGTTGATCGATCCGGGATGTCAGGCGAGCATCATCAATTACCATTTCGGCGATAAATCCCTTCTTGTCTTCTCAAACGCTGCGGACCGGGAAAAGAGACAAAATATGGTGGTTCGAACCAGTCGCGACGAAGGAAAGAGCTGGCCGCAGCAGATCTCCATCTACGCTGGCCGAGTGGCCTATTCCTGCTTAACCCAATTGCCCAACGGCAACCTGGGATTGCTGTATGAGGCGGACCATTATAAAAGAATCGTTTTTGTAGAAATACCGCACGAGGCGCTGTGA